Proteins encoded in a region of the Onychostoma macrolepis isolate SWU-2019 chromosome 20, ASM1243209v1, whole genome shotgun sequence genome:
- the opn7a gene encoding opsin 7, group member a → MRGLDNSTFQSNIPVAADITVGMVYSLFGVCSLCGNSMLLYVSYKKKHLLKPAEFFIINLAISDLGMTLSLYPLAVTSSLAHRWLYGRTVCVIYAFCGVLFGICSLTTLTILSTVCCLKVCYPLHGNRFTYEHGRVLIACAWAYALVFACSPLAHWGQYGPEPYGTACCIDWAWSNHDSVARSYTSVLFIACYLLPCGIIIVSYTRILLTVRESRRAVQQHISAQTRMGNIQAIIVKLSVAVCIGFFAAWSPYALVSMWAAFGRFEDIPPMAFAIPAVFAKSSTLYNPLIYLLLKPNFRLLLCKDMRSLRGVCMHYCLCQCFPHWSHRPSLALSLWPLRRQGQSISESMGGPVGLFHCPCERCNDPFEQFKHYPRRCPINVNTVQLSLQDSTEPELEPEPEQEPRATKERKPKSQSMECKKSVRVIVRGRKGSEIDSLEITLETVPAHSKAAKNAKP, encoded by the exons ATGCGAGGACTGGACAACAGTACCTTCCAGTCTAACATCCCAGTGGCTGCTGACATCACAGTGGGCATGGTTTACTCTCTTTTTG GTGTTTGTTCGCTCTGTGGAAACAGTATGCTGCTGTATGTGTCCTACAAGAAGAAGCACCTCTTAAAACCAGCCGAGTTCTTCATTATTAACCTGGCCATCAGTGACTTGGGCATGACCCTCAGCCTCTACCCCCTCGCGGTCACTTCAAGTCTCGCACACAG ATGGCTTTATGGAAGGACAGTGTGTGTGATCTATGCCTTCTGTGGTGTTTTGTTCGGAATCTGTTCTCTGACCACTCTCACTATACTCAGCACTGTTTGCTGTCTCAAAGTCTGCTATCCACTTCACG GTAATAGGTTCACTTATGAGCACGGTCGTGTGTTAATAGCATGCGCATGGGCCTATGCACTCGTGTTCGCATGCTCCCCCCTCGCCCACTGGGGGCAGTATGGTCCTGAACCCTATGGCACAGCCTGCTGTATCGACTGGGCCTGGTCCAATCACGACTCAGTCGCCCGCTCCTACACCTCCGTGCTCTTCATCGCCTGCTACCTGCTGCCGTGTGGCATCATCATTGTCTCCTACACACGCATACTGCTCACGGTCCGAGAGTCCCGCAGAGCGGTGCAGCAGCACATCTCAGCACAGACGCGTATGGGCAACATCCAGGCCATCATAGTGAAG CTGAGTGTGGCGGTGTGTATAGGATTCTTCGCTGCATGGAGTCCATATGCACTTGTGTCTATGTGGGCGGCGTTTGGCCGTTTTGAGGACATCCCGCCCATGGCCTTCGCCATCCCTGCTGTTTTTGCCAAATCCTCCACACTTTATAACCCTCTCATCTACCTCTTGCTCAAACCCAACTTCCGCCTCCTCCTCTGCAAGGACATGCGCTCCCTGCGAGGGGTTTGCATGCACTACTGCCTGTGCCAGTGTTTTCCCCACTGGAGCCACCGCCCATCGCTAGCCCTCAGTCTGTGGCCCCTACGGCGACAAGGCCAGTCCATCTCAGAATCAATGGGGGGTCCTGTAGGCCTGTTTCATTGCCCTTGCGAGAGGTGCAATGACCCGTTTGAGCAGTTTAAGCATTACCCACGCCGCTGTCCCATCAACGTGAACACTGTGCAGTTATCTCTGCAGGACAGCACTGAACCCGAATTGGAGCCGGAGCCAGAACAAGAACCTAGAGCAACAAAAGAACGCAAACCAAAGAGCCAGTCAATGGAGTGTAAGAAGTCTGTACGGGTGATTGTAAGGGGACGCAAAGGTTCTGAGATTGACAGTCTGGAGATTACTTTGGAAACGGTGCCTGCTCACAGCAAAGCTGCCAAAAACGCCAAACCGTAA